The following proteins are co-located in the Mobula hypostoma chromosome 4, sMobHyp1.1, whole genome shotgun sequence genome:
- the LOC134345815 gene encoding uncharacterized protein LOC134345815, translated as MVFLRCICILICWMRRAQFEPILDQYPAEILVVKGGKLELTCAANEPLGRLAWYRIDENSVSHFVISMNVMDKIQRGYGIDERFTSVKTNFRSKFSLVIKKAQPTDNGTYHCMMKQQDKVHLGAGSVVTVVPEKAIVVTSPPTTTTATTLKIIRHKHPLHNKKKWEKNEYVCDWPIWASLAAFNILLIISILFVFIHHKNKYYRRRCPHQFRKG; from the exons ATGGTATTCCTCCGATGTATCTGCATTCTGATCTGTTGGATGCGTC GGGCGCAGTTCGAGCCGATCCTGGACCAGTATCCCGCTGAAATACTTGTGGTCAAAGGAGGAAAGCTGGAATTGACCTGCGCTGCGAATGAGCCTCTCGGTCGGTTGGCTTGGTACAGGATAGACGAGAACTCTGTATCACATTTTGTGATCTCAATGAATGTCATGGATAAAATACAGCGGGGATATGGGATAGATGAACGTTTCACGTCCGTCAAAACCAACTTTCGTTCAAAATTCAGCTTAGTAATTAAAAAGGCGCAACCTACGGACAACGGCACCTATCACTGTATGATGAAGCAGCAGGATAAAGTGCACCTCggagctggaagtgtggtgactgTAG TTCCAGAGAAAGCGATAGTTGTAACTTCACCGCCTACAACTACAACTGCAACAACTCTCAAAATCATTCGGCACAAACACCCGCTGCATAACaagaagaaatgggaaaaaaatg AGTATGTCTGCGACTGGCCTATCTGGGCATCACTGGCTGCCTTCAACATTCTGCTCATCATTTCCATCCTTTTTGTCTTCATCCATCATAAGAATAAGT ATTACCGAAGGCGATGTCCCCACCAGTTTCGCAAGggataa